One window of Bacillus alkalicellulosilyticus genomic DNA carries:
- a CDS encoding ATP-binding protein: protein MLSLQFTLPCRIDSISYFDQVIPYAIEQYVGEAQPHFSFAIHELLINSLEAVHTQFGKETSEEISVDVTVNEVDMIVTVTDNAGGLSEEDLVNIHELRLEDIVFQERGRGLLMVKELVDKLTFSKEGEHRFSTKIRKRR from the coding sequence ATGCTTTCTTTACAATTTACCCTCCCCTGCCGTATTGATTCGATTTCTTATTTCGACCAAGTAATTCCCTATGCTATTGAACAGTATGTAGGTGAAGCTCAACCTCATTTTTCATTTGCAATTCATGAATTACTTATTAATTCGCTAGAAGCTGTTCACACTCAGTTTGGTAAAGAAACTTCGGAAGAAATTAGCGTAGATGTTACCGTGAATGAAGTTGATATGATTGTAACAGTCACTGATAATGCTGGTGGGTTATCAGAAGAGGATTTAGTGAACATACATGAATTGAGATTAGAAGATATCGTTTTTCAAGAGCGAGGTAGAGGGCTATTAATGGTAAAGGAGCTTGTGGACAAGCTTACTTTCTCTAAAGAAGGGGAACACAGATTTTCAACAAAGATTCGTAAACGGAGGTAG
- the map gene encoding type I methionyl aminopeptidase, which produces MLNLKSDREIKQMHAAGRLLASCHKELAKRIKPGMSTLEIDKLVETYLLKNGATPEQKGFHGYQYATCASINDEICHGFPRKTPLKKGDLVTIDIVVNLNGALADSAWTYAVGNISEKQKRLMEVTKKALYIGIEQAYPGNRLGDIGYAIQSFVEQEGFSVVREFTGHGIGPTIHEEPAIFHFGTPGTGMRLKEGMVITIEPMVNEGVWFSIKDDNGWTARTADGKLSVQYEHTLAITKEGPLILTEQ; this is translated from the coding sequence TTGCTCAATTTAAAATCGGATAGAGAAATTAAGCAAATGCATGCAGCTGGTAGGTTGTTAGCCTCTTGTCACAAAGAGCTAGCTAAAAGGATTAAGCCAGGTATGTCGACGTTAGAAATTGACAAGTTAGTGGAAACTTATTTACTTAAAAATGGAGCAACGCCAGAGCAAAAAGGTTTTCATGGATATCAATATGCAACATGTGCTTCAATTAACGATGAAATATGTCATGGCTTTCCCAGAAAAACACCGCTAAAAAAAGGTGATCTTGTTACGATAGATATAGTTGTCAATCTCAATGGGGCACTTGCGGATTCTGCTTGGACCTATGCAGTTGGAAATATTTCAGAAAAACAAAAAAGGTTAATGGAAGTAACTAAAAAGGCATTGTATATTGGTATTGAACAGGCGTACCCAGGAAACCGACTAGGGGATATTGGCTATGCGATTCAATCTTTTGTTGAACAAGAAGGGTTCTCTGTTGTTCGTGAATTTACAGGACACGGAATAGGACCAACTATTCATGAGGAGCCTGCGATTTTTCATTTTGGAACGCCGGGAACAGGAATGAGATTAAAAGAAGGCATGGTTATAACAATCGAACCGATGGTTAACGAAGGGGTTTGGTTTAGTATCAAGGATGATAATGGCTGGACTGCAAGAACGGCAGATGGTAAGTTATCCGTTCAATATGAGCATACACTTGCCATTACTAAAGAAGGTCCTTTGATTTTGACAGAACAATAG